One genomic segment of [Phormidium] sp. ETS-05 includes these proteins:
- a CDS encoding S8 family peptidase, translating to MKKIILLGMFVVGLIWAIANYSGLATQGTYNTIVLDFREDIPAAEIQNQLKALETSYQLTPRLNSEFSQADNLYIVRGDREMLQNLKRSKVAKYTEYIEADFVYSALGVPNDPDYHKQWNLRSINAEKAWEDTAGSGVTVAVIDTGISRVPDLKDTKFVPGYDFVNDNDIADDDNGHGTHVAGTIAQTTNNGYGVAGVAYQASLMPLKVLSASGGGTVADIAEAIKFAADNGADVINMSLGGGGESQAMKEAIAYAYNKGVVIIAAAGNSGENSASYPARYTNVIGVSALGPSSEKAPYSNFGAGVDISAPGGDKSESEIGGILQNTIDPNSGEPVFAYFQGTSMAAPHVAGVAALVKASGVSDPEQVTQILLQSARSVKEDPLNHFGAGQLDAANAVALATKGQITFRDFFRWLRDNGYLNPRFWIDGGAYALLPKLAMVLGSYLLAWFLRNYFPFRWNWNMAGGLVAGSSGLFILRGLYIFDLPQAPFRVMGSSIPELGTAIGGSTTLNPIFASVLIPTVLVVLLLGNPKWKWFAIGSALGVASCLAVSAVVSPSLLWVGSGMGARAFLMVNALLCFALARLAVQDERQPV from the coding sequence ATGAAAAAAATTATTTTGCTGGGAATGTTTGTAGTGGGGCTGATTTGGGCGATCGCCAACTACAGCGGCCTAGCCACTCAAGGTACATACAATACCATAGTTCTGGACTTTCGGGAAGACATTCCCGCCGCCGAGATCCAGAACCAACTAAAAGCCCTAGAGACCAGTTACCAACTCACGCCCCGCCTGAATAGCGAGTTTTCTCAAGCGGATAACCTATATATCGTCAGGGGCGATCGGGAAATGCTGCAAAATCTGAAGCGCTCAAAAGTAGCCAAATATACAGAATATATCGAGGCAGACTTTGTATATAGCGCTTTAGGAGTGCCCAACGACCCAGACTATCACAAACAATGGAATCTGCGCAGCATCAACGCGGAAAAAGCCTGGGAAGACACCGCCGGTAGTGGCGTTACTGTGGCGGTGATTGACACCGGTATCAGCCGCGTCCCGGACCTCAAAGATACCAAATTCGTCCCAGGCTACGACTTTGTAAACGATAATGATATAGCCGACGATGATAACGGTCACGGGACCCACGTGGCGGGCACCATTGCTCAAACCACCAACAACGGCTATGGTGTGGCAGGGGTTGCCTATCAAGCCAGCCTGATGCCGCTGAAAGTCTTGTCAGCCAGCGGCGGTGGCACCGTAGCCGATATCGCCGAAGCCATTAAATTTGCTGCCGATAATGGCGCCGATGTGATTAACATGAGCCTCGGCGGCGGCGGCGAAAGCCAAGCCATGAAAGAAGCGATCGCCTACGCCTACAACAAAGGCGTAGTCATCATCGCCGCCGCTGGCAACTCCGGCGAAAACTCCGCCTCCTATCCCGCCCGCTACACCAACGTCATCGGCGTATCGGCTCTTGGCCCAAGCAGCGAAAAAGCCCCCTACTCCAACTTTGGCGCTGGCGTCGATATCTCCGCTCCCGGCGGCGACAAAAGCGAAAGCGAAATCGGGGGTATCCTGCAAAACACGATCGACCCCAACTCCGGGGAACCCGTATTCGCCTACTTCCAGGGCACCAGTATGGCTGCCCCCCACGTGGCTGGAGTCGCCGCCTTAGTGAAAGCCAGCGGCGTCAGCGACCCCGAGCAAGTCACCCAAATTCTGCTTCAGTCCGCCCGCAGCGTCAAAGAAGACCCCCTCAACCACTTCGGGGCCGGACAACTAGACGCCGCCAACGCCGTAGCTCTCGCCACCAAAGGTCAAATCACCTTCCGCGACTTCTTCCGCTGGCTCAGGGATAACGGCTATCTCAACCCCCGTTTCTGGATCGACGGTGGCGCCTACGCCCTTCTGCCTAAACTGGCAATGGTCCTTGGCTCCTACCTGCTCGCCTGGTTCTTGCGCAATTACTTCCCCTTCCGGTGGAATTGGAATATGGCAGGCGGTTTAGTCGCCGGTAGCAGCGGCTTATTCATTTTGCGCGGCTTATACATTTTTGACTTGCCCCAAGCACCTTTCCGGGTGATGGGCAGTTCCATTCCCGAACTAGGCACCGCGATCGGTGGCAGTACCACCCTCAACCCCATTTTTGCCAGCGTACTAATTCCCACAGTTTTAGTAGTATTGTTGCTGGGAAACCCGAAATGGAAATGGTTTGCCATCGGTTCCGCCCTCGGCGTGGCGAGCTGTTTAGCCGTCAGCGCCGTAGTCTCCCCCAGCCTATTATGGGTTGGCAGTGGGATGGGGGCTCGTGCCTTCCTCATGGTTAATGCTTTACTCTGCTTTGCTCTTGCCCGCTTAGCCGTCCAAGATGAGAGGCAACCTGTATGA
- a CDS encoding CHASE3 domain-containing protein codes for MEKTARTKFFLLRADLSQDQSQLQILAEINDLSQQKMQELEETILLKKSGQEEVRRLVLSGKGKNIMDEIRVKIRLMLDGEEKNWRRKRQKLIRFTKLRKLPVGAVHF; via the coding sequence ATGGAAAAAACAGCTAGAACAAAATTTTTTCTGTTAAGAGCAGATTTAAGTCAAGACCAATCGCAACTCCAGATACTGGCGGAAATCAATGATTTGTCCCAGCAAAAAATGCAAGAACTAGAGGAAACTATTCTGCTCAAAAAATCTGGCCAAGAAGAAGTCAGACGATTAGTGTTGTCTGGGAAAGGCAAGAATATTATGGATGAAATTCGGGTAAAAATTCGCCTAATGCTAGACGGGGAAGAAAAAAATTGGCGACGAAAGAGGCAGAAGCTCATCAGGTTTACAAAATTGCGCAAGTTACCAGTTGGGGCAGTGCATTTTTAG
- a CDS encoding methyl-accepting chemotaxis protein — protein sequence MQELNISANQAAVQAESSAQAARHVGSLVMRLSEQTTEISKMNTLVTELANQTNMLALNAAVEAVRAGEQGRGFNVVAGEIRRLADQSKKSAENIGVLVSDIKMLASNGGINSSDMMKIDNIVTAANNIILSSQQISLASKQQAMAIQQVLEAMNAINQGAEETASGMSQTKTSIQMLSKAAEHLKSLGIS from the coding sequence ATGCAAGAGCTGAATATCTCCGCCAACCAGGCAGCAGTACAAGCTGAATCATCAGCACAAGCAGCACGTCACGTAGGGAGTTTAGTGATGCGGTTGAGCGAGCAAACCACGGAAATTAGCAAGATGAATACCCTGGTAACAGAACTAGCAAATCAAACAAATATGCTGGCTTTGAATGCGGCGGTGGAAGCGGTACGGGCTGGAGAGCAAGGCAGAGGTTTTAATGTGGTCGCTGGAGAAATTCGCCGTCTGGCGGATCAGAGTAAAAAGTCAGCGGAGAATATTGGGGTGTTGGTGAGTGATATTAAGATGCTGGCTTCTAATGGTGGGATCAATAGCAGCGACATGATGAAGATTGATAACATTGTGACTGCTGCTAATAACATAATTTTGAGTTCGCAGCAAATATCCCTGGCATCTAAGCAGCAGGCGATGGCAATTCAACAAGTGTTAGAAGCGATGAACGCCATTAACCAAGGTGCCGAGGAAACTGCTAGTGGTATGAGTCAAACTAAAACCAGCATTCAAATGCTCAGCAAAGCTGCGGAACACCTCAAATCTCTAGGAATAAGTTAG
- a CDS encoding M48 family metallopeptidase: MTNDQNMKRYRRFRWLALGLAAFLSINLLSVTMSAPATSTPSPSFSLPAPRAGDAFNYLEVLGPLAQNATPANFQRLVEADRLYQNGQIPAAERIYREVKPPFPRESATPTPSATGAITDPEQLSPAGRVFWREAQAGWQQNLESRTLVPLQMLVEKHPEFIPGQIMLARAMRKFKPEEADNDQNILAMLEQATSEYPDQPDLVAAYVEELQAEKKWLESSITARQFALLNPDHPRSAQFAKIAEDDFGKFKGAMKRKLVGQAILSGAINIGDFLLTGNASGGINTLQLTMLLLQGESAFGKQIADAIAQDYKQKNALVEDEEIVKYVANVGKKMADLMGRNDFEYEFYVLADKNLNAFALPGGKVFVNTGALLNTKSEAELAGLLGHEVAHAVLSHGYQRIARGTLLSNLGRVVPLGNVFAELLGRSYSRQQEQQSDVLGTRVLNGAGYAADGVRNLMVTLDDLYGDKAPPRWLSTHPPSSDRVRYLEQLIQKSNYNRYAFEGVEKHAQIQTRVQQIVKDESDN; the protein is encoded by the coding sequence ATGACCAATGACCAAAATATGAAAAGATATCGCCGATTTAGATGGTTAGCCTTGGGATTGGCAGCCTTTTTGAGCATCAATCTCTTGAGCGTCACCATGTCCGCTCCCGCCACCTCCACTCCGAGCCCTTCTTTTTCCCTCCCCGCTCCAAGAGCAGGGGATGCTTTTAACTACCTAGAGGTGTTGGGACCGCTCGCCCAAAACGCCACCCCAGCGAATTTTCAAAGGTTGGTAGAAGCCGATCGCCTCTATCAAAACGGCCAAATCCCAGCCGCAGAACGCATTTACCGTGAGGTTAAACCGCCATTTCCCCGGGAAAGTGCAACACCCACCCCATCCGCTACCGGCGCAATTACAGACCCAGAGCAGCTAAGTCCGGCGGGCCGAGTATTCTGGCGAGAAGCTCAAGCGGGATGGCAACAAAACCTGGAAAGCAGGACTTTAGTCCCCTTGCAAATGCTCGTCGAGAAACACCCGGAATTTATCCCCGGTCAAATCATGCTCGCCAGAGCCATGCGGAAGTTTAAACCTGAAGAGGCAGACAACGACCAGAATATCCTGGCCATGTTGGAGCAAGCTACCTCAGAATATCCCGACCAGCCGGATTTGGTGGCTGCTTATGTAGAAGAACTGCAAGCAGAGAAAAAGTGGCTGGAATCTTCTATTACTGCCCGTCAATTCGCCTTGCTTAATCCCGATCACCCCAGGTCTGCACAGTTTGCCAAAATTGCCGAGGATGACTTCGGTAAATTTAAAGGAGCAATGAAACGCAAACTCGTGGGGCAAGCGATTCTCAGCGGCGCGATTAATATTGGGGATTTCTTGCTCACTGGTAATGCTTCTGGAGGCATAAACACCCTACAGTTAACTATGTTGCTGTTGCAAGGTGAATCGGCATTTGGCAAGCAAATCGCTGACGCGATCGCCCAGGACTACAAACAAAAAAATGCCCTGGTTGAAGATGAAGAAATTGTCAAGTATGTCGCCAATGTCGGCAAAAAAATGGCCGATTTGATGGGGCGGAATGATTTTGAGTATGAATTTTATGTCCTTGCCGACAAAAACCTCAATGCTTTTGCCCTACCCGGTGGTAAAGTATTTGTGAATACTGGCGCGCTGCTGAATACGAAATCAGAAGCCGAGTTAGCCGGATTGCTCGGTCACGAAGTGGCTCACGCTGTTCTCTCTCACGGTTATCAACGCATAGCTAGGGGTACTTTGCTATCTAATTTAGGGCGAGTTGTTCCCTTGGGCAATGTGTTTGCAGAGTTGCTTGGTCGTAGTTATAGCCGCCAACAGGAGCAGCAGTCTGATGTTTTAGGCACTCGCGTTCTCAATGGTGCTGGTTATGCCGCCGATGGGGTACGCAATTTGATGGTGACCCTGGATGATTTGTATGGGGATAAGGCGCCACCGCGTTGGTTATCTACGCACCCGCCATCGAGCGATCGAGTCCGCTATCTAGAGCAGCTCATCCAGAAATCTAATTACAACCGCTATGCCTTTGAAGGGGTAGAAAAACACGCCCAAATTCAAACTCGCGTCCAACAAATAGTCAAAGACGAATCAGATAATTAA
- a CDS encoding glycoside hydrolase family protein: protein MSQFIKRLVVGTVAVVVWAMVWVELQERGGGACNSSAVGYKAPLVMSGGDPYIRALMRTISASESNVRCPYSVLYGGNHISNFNRHPDRCLPIVAGPNTGNCTTAAGRYQFITTTWQEVAHLYHPHPEGFPWHRQYSFAPQYQDAVVHAWLSDPTAWGADIPQMLRDDRIEDVLWLLSGTWTSLGYGIETNSMSSALPDIYWRILQEEKLAAVW, encoded by the coding sequence ATGTCACAATTCATCAAGCGCCTAGTAGTCGGTACTGTAGCTGTCGTAGTTTGGGCAATGGTTTGGGTAGAGTTGCAAGAACGCGGGGGTGGAGCCTGCAACTCCAGTGCGGTTGGATATAAAGCCCCCCTAGTGATGAGCGGTGGCGACCCCTACATCCGCGCTCTGATGCGCACCATCTCCGCCAGCGAGTCTAACGTCCGCTGTCCCTATTCCGTGTTATACGGGGGGAACCATATCAGCAATTTTAACCGTCATCCCGATCGCTGTCTGCCGATCGTCGCCGGACCCAACACCGGTAACTGCACCACCGCCGCCGGTCGCTATCAATTTATCACCACCACCTGGCAAGAAGTCGCCCACCTGTATCATCCCCATCCCGAAGGTTTCCCCTGGCACAGACAATATAGCTTTGCCCCCCAGTATCAGGATGCAGTAGTTCACGCTTGGTTGAGTGACCCCACCGCTTGGGGGGCAGATATTCCCCAAATGCTCCGCGATGACAGAATTGAGGATGTGCTGTGGTTGCTCTCAGGAACCTGGACCAGTTTGGGCTATGGCATCGAAACCAATTCCATGAGTAGCGCTTTACCCGATATTTACTGGCGCATCCTCCAAGAAGAGAAATTAGCCGCCGTCTGGTGA
- a CDS encoding NAD(P)H-binding protein gives MKAFVAGATGETGRRIVRELVNRQIPVRALVRNLETAKEILPPEVEIVVGDLLQIQGLGDALGDSTVVLCATGARPSFDPSGPYRVDFEGTKNLINAAKAKNIQHFVLVSSLCVSRLFHPLNLFWLILVWKQQAEAYLRKSGLNYTIVRPGGLRNNEDDFPIVMSGADRLFEGSLPRTKVAQVCVEALFQPASINKTVEIVARSDAPARTFAELFASVS, from the coding sequence ATGAAAGCATTTGTAGCCGGAGCCACGGGCGAGACGGGCCGCCGCATTGTCCGAGAACTGGTCAACCGTCAAATCCCCGTGCGCGCATTAGTGAGAAACTTGGAAACTGCCAAGGAAATTTTGCCCCCAGAGGTGGAGATAGTAGTAGGGGACTTATTGCAAATTCAGGGTTTGGGGGATGCACTAGGCGACAGTACCGTAGTATTATGCGCCACCGGTGCCCGCCCCAGCTTTGACCCATCAGGACCCTACCGCGTTGACTTTGAAGGCACCAAAAACCTCATCAATGCTGCCAAAGCCAAAAATATCCAGCATTTTGTCCTGGTTTCTTCCCTGTGCGTTTCCCGACTTTTCCATCCCCTCAACTTGTTTTGGCTAATTTTGGTGTGGAAGCAACAAGCCGAAGCCTACCTAAGAAAAAGCGGTTTAAATTATACCATAGTTCGCCCCGGCGGCTTACGTAACAATGAAGATGATTTTCCCATTGTCATGTCTGGCGCCGATCGCCTATTTGAAGGCAGCTTGCCCCGCACCAAAGTTGCCCAAGTCTGTGTAGAAGCCTTATTCCAACCTGCTTCTATCAATAAAACCGTGGAAATAGTCGCCCGAAGTGACGCCCCGGCTCGCACATTTGCCGAACTTTTTGCTAGCGTTTCTTGA
- a CDS encoding DUF1997 domain-containing protein yields MTKGATNIVPNPTDSKTDTKNEGATTANEPDEPTWFQVEFVGCMEMLADMAKTIEYFDAHQVWFRRCAHPMKAEPIGDNGYALTIGRFGALGYQVEPKIGLNLLPQDMGEYRIETIPVPDYTPPGYEVEFKAFQKLVEVSRENLPDLGEGELAAMTRVEWNLDLRVGVWFPKFIRKLPQSLIRKTGDNLLARIVTIVSRRLTYKVQEDFHSSLGASSLEQFKRRWSQTKGRDVCHQVNGTDDPQLEDGLAKEVDGEDFMIHE; encoded by the coding sequence GTGACGAAAGGAGCAACAAATATCGTGCCAAACCCCACAGATAGCAAGACAGATACCAAGAATGAGGGCGCCACCACTGCCAATGAACCCGACGAGCCCACCTGGTTTCAGGTGGAGTTCGTCGGCTGCATGGAAATGCTAGCGGATATGGCCAAAACCATAGAATATTTTGATGCTCACCAGGTTTGGTTTCGCCGCTGCGCTCACCCGATGAAAGCAGAGCCGATCGGGGATAACGGTTATGCGCTAACTATTGGGCGGTTCGGCGCCCTGGGTTATCAAGTGGAGCCGAAAATCGGCTTAAACCTCTTACCCCAGGATATGGGAGAGTACAGAATCGAGACCATACCCGTGCCAGACTACACACCTCCAGGGTATGAAGTAGAGTTTAAAGCCTTCCAAAAGCTGGTAGAGGTCAGCCGGGAAAATCTGCCTGATTTGGGGGAGGGGGAATTAGCCGCCATGACCCGCGTGGAGTGGAATTTGGACTTACGGGTGGGGGTGTGGTTTCCCAAGTTCATCCGCAAGCTGCCTCAAAGTCTGATTAGAAAAACCGGCGATAATCTGCTGGCTCGGATCGTCACCATAGTTTCCCGCCGCTTGACTTATAAAGTCCAAGAAGATTTTCACTCGTCTTTGGGTGCATCATCCCTAGAACAGTTTAAGCGTCGGTGGTCCCAAACTAAAGGTAGGGATGTTTGCCACCAAGTCAATGGCACAGACGATCCGCAATTAGAGGACGGTCTCGCCAAGGAGGTGGATGGGGAAGATTTTATGATTCACGAGTAA
- a CDS encoding DUF4079 domain-containing protein — protein MTIELPEPLKTVLPFFHPLLMWVLLGLSVYALYLGIKVKRTRQAQGDAKKELIKGKYNIKHYQVGSVLLATMVLGTIGGMAVTYINNGKLFFGPHLLVGLGMTGMIAVSAALAPFMQKGEQWARFTHIGLNMTLLLLFGWQALTGIQIVQKIVSNM, from the coding sequence ATGACCATTGAACTGCCAGAGCCCTTAAAAACCGTATTGCCGTTCTTTCACCCCCTGTTAATGTGGGTGTTGCTGGGGCTTTCCGTTTACGCCCTATACCTAGGGATCAAAGTCAAGCGTACCAGACAAGCCCAAGGAGACGCCAAGAAAGAGCTGATCAAGGGTAAGTACAACATTAAGCATTATCAGGTCGGTTCCGTGCTTTTAGCGACAATGGTTTTAGGCACGATCGGCGGTATGGCCGTAACCTATATCAACAACGGCAAACTGTTTTTTGGTCCCCACCTGCTGGTTGGCTTGGGTATGACGGGCATGATCGCCGTATCAGCCGCGCTGGCTCCCTTTATGCAAAAAGGCGAGCAGTGGGCGAGGTTTACTCACATCGGCTTAAATATGACCCTATTGCTCCTGTTCGGTTGGCAAGCCTTGACGGGCATCCAAATCGTCCAGAAGATTGTCAGCAATATGTGA
- a CDS encoding ankyrin repeat domain-containing protein translates to MPSKQDILLLQAAQSGQIEPIRRLIAEGANLNAGDANGTTALMFAAQKGYTEIIRLLVDAGADVNLRRTRFGVTALMLAAAHNAVDAIELLVAKGADVNAKNEDGSTALMAAALKGFPETVRILLQVGADPNVADKDEDTALKVAIVQGHAEVARILLAAGAVLNNAEASAALTVAAEEGNLATIEVLLSQNSQFVNTPDKEGDTALVLAADRGHTDVVRTLLAAGADVNAKNPEGATALMGAAAGGHLEIAGILLDAGADVNAKDLDGETALNLAVVEGHTDIVQLLLDRGADCQERNKLGDTPLLVAALHGHADIVRALLRKGADYNARNFGATALTLAAVQNHKETVKVLLDAGAHPNVQAADGKTPLMKAADKNLTRVMSALIECGADVNIQDNAGATALMWAAHRGYVEAVQVLLAAGANVNLKNRGGYTALMIAEFNGHVQAVRALRQAGAME, encoded by the coding sequence ATGCCGTCTAAGCAGGATATTTTATTACTACAGGCCGCTCAGAGTGGCCAAATCGAGCCCATCCGCCGTTTAATCGCTGAGGGTGCGAACCTCAATGCGGGGGATGCCAATGGCACCACCGCTTTGATGTTTGCGGCTCAAAAGGGTTATACGGAAATCATCCGCCTTTTGGTTGACGCCGGTGCGGATGTCAATCTCAGGCGTACCCGCTTTGGCGTCACGGCTTTGATGCTGGCGGCAGCCCACAATGCCGTTGATGCGATCGAATTGTTGGTGGCAAAGGGGGCTGATGTCAATGCCAAAAATGAGGATGGCAGCACGGCGCTAATGGCGGCGGCCCTGAAGGGATTTCCCGAAACAGTGCGGATTTTGCTCCAGGTGGGTGCTGACCCAAATGTGGCAGATAAGGATGAGGATACGGCTTTGAAGGTGGCGATCGTCCAAGGTCATGCCGAAGTAGCGCGCATTCTGCTCGCTGCTGGTGCAGTCCTCAACAACGCCGAAGCCAGTGCCGCCCTGACGGTGGCAGCAGAAGAAGGTAATTTAGCAACTATCGAAGTGCTTCTATCACAAAACAGTCAATTTGTCAATACCCCGGACAAAGAAGGTGATACAGCCCTGGTGCTGGCCGCAGACCGGGGGCACACCGATGTGGTGCGGACATTACTGGCCGCCGGAGCCGATGTCAACGCCAAAAACCCCGAGGGTGCCACGGCTCTGATGGGAGCAGCGGCTGGGGGTCATCTGGAAATCGCCGGTATTCTACTGGATGCTGGAGCCGATGTTAATGCTAAAGACTTGGATGGAGAAACCGCTCTCAACTTAGCCGTGGTGGAAGGTCACACCGATATCGTGCAATTATTGCTCGATCGAGGCGCCGACTGCCAAGAACGCAACAAGTTAGGCGACACTCCCCTACTGGTAGCAGCTCTGCATGGTCACGCGGATATCGTCAGAGCCCTATTGCGAAAAGGCGCTGATTACAACGCCCGTAACTTCGGCGCCACCGCTCTCACCCTCGCCGCCGTCCAAAACCACAAAGAAACCGTGAAAGTCCTCCTCGATGCCGGAGCCCATCCCAACGTCCAGGCGGCTGATGGCAAAACCCCCTTGATGAAGGCTGCAGACAAAAACCTCACCCGGGTGATGAGCGCCCTCATCGAATGCGGTGCTGATGTCAACATTCAAGATAACGCCGGAGCCACAGCCCTGATGTGGGCCGCTCATCGCGGTTACGTGGAGGCAGTGCAGGTACTTCTCGCCGCTGGTGCAAATGTAAATCTAAAAAATCGGGGCGGTTATACCGCCCTGATGATTGCCGAGTTTAACGGTCACGTCCAGGCTGTGAGGGCTCTCAGACAAGCAGGCGCAATGGAATAA
- a CDS encoding 2OG-Fe(II) oxygenase yields the protein MNDNQPIPESSGVSAMLILEGGNQCELSFESADAPLLRELFEVLLTRSHPGVPNRVFKIPIDDGKSSMYFPSGSLIAIATDPPMLVDADGLIAYRHQQAELPANYLDGAQYVQIDNFLTTEEHSALLKHVMAKESELMDSTTLGQVPDYRKSKVIYLYRDEFYPLLQERLPQVMPDVLPQLGLSPFDITHIECQLTAHNDGHYYKIHPDNGTEETSTRQVSYVYYFNREPKAFSGGELRLYDSKAVNGTWVKGDNFKDVEPRNNSIVFFCSSYWHEVMPVSCPSRQFADSRFTFNGWVRR from the coding sequence ATGAATGACAATCAACCGATACCTGAATCTAGCGGTGTGAGCGCGATGCTGATTTTAGAGGGTGGGAACCAGTGCGAGCTATCCTTTGAATCGGCGGATGCACCTTTGCTGCGGGAATTGTTCGAGGTGCTGCTGACTCGATCGCATCCGGGAGTACCTAACCGGGTGTTTAAAATTCCCATTGACGATGGCAAGTCGTCTATGTACTTTCCCAGTGGTTCTTTAATCGCGATCGCCACTGACCCCCCGATGCTGGTGGATGCTGACGGTTTGATTGCCTATCGCCATCAACAAGCCGAGCTACCTGCCAACTATTTAGACGGCGCCCAATACGTGCAAATTGATAATTTTCTCACTACCGAGGAACATTCCGCCCTGCTCAAACACGTGATGGCGAAAGAGTCAGAATTGATGGATAGCACCACCCTCGGACAAGTACCGGACTATCGTAAATCCAAAGTGATTTACCTTTACAGGGATGAATTTTATCCCCTGCTGCAAGAGCGGCTTCCCCAAGTGATGCCGGATGTTCTGCCCCAGTTGGGATTATCCCCATTTGACATCACTCACATAGAATGCCAGCTCACTGCCCACAATGACGGTCACTATTACAAAATCCATCCAGACAATGGCACGGAAGAAACTTCCACCAGACAGGTTTCTTATGTGTATTATTTCAATCGGGAGCCGAAAGCCTTTAGCGGTGGGGAGCTGCGCCTGTACGATAGCAAAGCGGTAAATGGCACCTGGGTCAAGGGGGACAACTTTAAAGACGTAGAACCGCGCAATAACAGCATTGTGTTTTTCTGTAGCAGTTATTGGCACGAAGTGATGCCCGTGAGTTGTCCCTCTCGCCAGTTTGCCGACAGCCGTTTTACCTTCAATGGGTGGGTGCGGCGGTAG
- a CDS encoding 2OG-Fe(II) oxygenase: MMILDDQPPETEAIYMTVMLQGDHKCELAFPADDLPLMGDLLRQLLTDAEGENATKLFKLPIDGGRTAIYVPRESVVGIMTDPPLPLEEILQGGAQPATVIESQYVLVDNFLTVKEYQQLLEWVLANQSNLQSPMKLSNTVSSPQWQTTFINRVQAAIPFVLSQLDISSFPLGAITASLVPGLTETRFLSDEGQMTNDSVISFVYYFYREPKSFNGGELQIYDSQVVNNQCVVADSYHVVEPRGNRAVFFFSSYDYMMQPIESPDENLINTCLVINGGVAMGI, from the coding sequence ATGATGATATTAGATGACCAACCGCCAGAAACCGAAGCTATTTACATGACGGTGATGTTGCAAGGCGACCACAAATGTGAATTAGCTTTTCCCGCCGATGATTTGCCCCTGATGGGTGATTTGTTGCGCCAGTTGCTCACCGATGCTGAGGGGGAAAATGCCACCAAGCTGTTTAAACTTCCCATTGATGGGGGACGAACAGCTATATATGTGCCGCGAGAATCTGTGGTGGGAATAATGACTGACCCACCTTTACCTTTAGAAGAAATTCTCCAGGGTGGAGCGCAACCAGCCACGGTTATCGAGTCGCAATATGTCCTGGTGGATAATTTCCTGACTGTGAAGGAATATCAGCAACTGCTAGAGTGGGTTTTGGCTAATCAGTCCAATTTGCAGTCACCAATGAAACTGAGCAATACTGTATCCTCACCCCAGTGGCAAACCACTTTCATTAACCGGGTGCAAGCGGCTATCCCCTTTGTTCTCAGTCAACTGGATATATCATCATTTCCTCTGGGGGCAATTACTGCCTCCCTTGTCCCTGGTTTGACAGAAACCCGGTTTCTGTCGGACGAAGGACAAATGACAAATGACAGTGTAATCAGCTTTGTCTATTACTTTTATCGCGAGCCCAAGTCTTTCAATGGTGGGGAGTTGCAGATTTACGATAGTCAGGTGGTAAATAATCAATGTGTGGTAGCCGATTCTTACCATGTGGTGGAACCACGGGGGAATCGAGCCGTGTTTTTCTTCAGCAGCTATGATTATATGATGCAGCCAATAGAATCGCCTGATGAAAACTTAATTAACACTTGTCTTGTCATTAACGGGGGTGTGGCAATGGGGATTTAA